Proteins encoded together in one Spodoptera frugiperda isolate SF20-4 chromosome 15, AGI-APGP_CSIRO_Sfru_2.0, whole genome shotgun sequence window:
- the LOC118277782 gene encoding 60S ribosomal protein L19 — translation MSSLKLQKRLAASVMRCGKKKVWLDPNEINEIANTNSRQNIRKMIKDGLVIKKPVAVHSRARVRKNTEARRKGRHCGFGKRRGTANARMPQKELWVQRQRVLRKLLLKYRTAKKIDRHLYHALYMKAKGNVFKNKRVLMEYIHRKKAEKARTKMLSDQAEARRNKVKEARKRREERIAAKKEELLQTFAREDEAAVTAKK, via the exons ATGAG TTCCCTCAAGCTGCAGAAGAGGCTTGCAGCCTCTGTTATGAGATGTGGTAAAAAGAAGGTGTGGCTTGATCCCAATGAGATCAATGAAATCGCCAATACCAACTCAA GACAGAACATCCGTAAGATGATCAAGGATGGTCTCGTCATCAAGAAGCCCGTAGCAGTACACTCACGTGCTCGCGTCCGCAAGAACACAGAGGCCCGCAGAAAGGGACGTCACTGTGGCTTCGGTAAGAGAAGAGGTACTGCTAACGCCCGTATGCCACAGAAG GAACTCTGGGTACAAAGACAAAGGGTTCTCCGTAAACTGCTCCTTAAGTACAGAACAGCCAAGAAGATCGACAGGCATCTGTACCACGCCCTGTACATGAAGGCAAAGGGTAATGTGTTCAAGAACAAGCGTGTACTTATGGAGTACATCCACAGGAAGAAGGCTGAGAAGGCTAGGACTAAGATGCTTAG TGACCAGGCCGAGGCCCGCCGTAACAAGGTCAAGGAGGCGCGCAAGCGACGTGAAGAGCGTATCGCCGCCAAGAAGGAGGAGCTGTTGCAGACGTTCGCGCGGGAGGACGAGGCCGCGGTCACAGCCAAGAAGTGA
- the LOC118270754 gene encoding probable peroxisomal acyl-coenzyme A oxidase 1 — MGIGEVNKDLIKERAKCTFNVTELTYFLDGGKEKTFERKERERALLSKREELFGGTPDEYLSHKEKYENSMRKAVILFSLLRKIQEANNTDLTNYRNLLSGVLSASISQDGSPFGLHYIMFMPVFMSQADEEQQKKWLHRALNCSIIGSYAQTELGHGTFIRGLETTATYDPSTQEFVLHSPTLTSYKWWPGGLGNTVNYCIVIAQLYSKGECHGVHSFIVQVRDEDTHMPLPGIKVGEIGVKMGLNAVNNGFIGFDNVRIPRTNMLMKHAKILEDGTYVKSKNSKLIYGAMVFVRVVIVFDSVNYLAKAITVATRYSAVRRQSQLKEGEPERQILDYVTQQDKILTAIAGCFAMKMNARMLWDTFNVINDQLHQGNMERLGELHALACCLKAISTTDSSMFTERCRLACGGHGYMVSSNLPPTYALTTASCTYEGDNTVLLLQTARFLLKTWRQIDSGPLTPTVQYLKTVSAPGFSYKWENSVEGIIRGFQIVSMRKISSCLDLMTSKVMSGMSQADAWNTISIQLVSAGESHCRAIVISTFHEDMSKAMKSMSAPLAEVMGQLVELYAVYWALERLGDLLEYTSISGADVVKLRSRYEELLRKIRPNAVGLVDAFDIIDELLQSSLGAYDGRVYERLMEEALKSPLNAEPVNQSFHKYLKPFMQGKL; from the exons ATGGGTATCGGTGAAGTAAATAAGGATTTAATAAAAGAGAGGGCGAAGTGCACTTTTAATGTGACAGAGTTGACGTATTTTTTGGATGGCGGGAAAGAAAAGACTTTTGAGAGGAAGGAAAGAG AAAGGGCGCTGTTGTCTAAACGAGAGGAGTTGTTCGGTGGGACACCAGACGAGTATCTAAGTCATAAGGAGAAATACGAGAACTCAATGCGGAAAGCTGTCATCTTGTTCAGCTTGCTTCGGAAAATACAAGAGGCAAATAATACGGACCTTACTAATTACAG AAACCTCTTAAGTGGTGTGCTAAGTGCTTCTATATCTCAAGATGGATCACCCTTTGGTTTGCATTACATAATGTTCATGCCAGTGTTCATGAGTCAGGCAGATGAGGAGCAGCAAAAGAAATGGCTACATCGGGCTCTAAACTGCTCAATTATTGGGAGTTACGCTCAG acgGAACTTGGCCATGGAACTTTCATTCGTGGTCTGGAGACGACCGCCACATACGACCCGTCGACTCAGGAGTTTGTGTTACACAGTCCGACACTCACCTCGTACAAGTGGTGGCCTGGTGGAC TGGGGAACACAGTAAACTACTGCATAGTGATAGCCCAGCTGTATTCCAAGGGAGAGTGTCATGGCGTCCACTCCTTCATCGTCCAAGTCCGAGACGAAGACACTCACATGCCACTACCAGGGATCAAGGTCGGAGAGATCGGAGTCAAGATGGGGCTGAACGCAGTCAACAACGGCTTCATAGGCTTCGATAACGTCAGGATACCAAGGACCAATATGCTGATGAAACACGCGAAAATATTGGAg GATGGAACCTACGTGAAATCTAAGAACAGCAAGTTGATATACGGAGCCATGGTGTTCGTGAGGGTTGTGATAGTGTTCGATTCTGTCAACTATCTGGCGAAGGCCATCACTGTCGCTACTCGGTACTCTGCTGTTAGAAGACAGTCGCAACTCAAGGAGGG GGAACCGGAGCGACAGATCCTAGACTACGTGACGCAACAGGACAAGATACTAACCGCGATAGCTGGCTGCTTTGCCATGAAGATGAACGCCAGGATGCTGTGGGACACCTTCAATGTCATCAACGATCAGCTTCACCAGGGGAACATGGAGAGACTTGGAGAG ttgcATGCCCTCGCGTGTTGCCTCAAAGCTATCAGTACGACAGACTCCTCGATGTTCACGGAGCGGTGTCGCCTGGCGTGCGGAGGGCACGGCTACATGGTGTCCTCCAACCTGCCTCCGACATACGCCCTCACCACCGCTTCCTGCACCTATGAGGGAGATAACACTGTTCTGTTACTGCAGACTGCCAG GTTCCTATTAAAGACATGGCGTCAGATTGACTCTGGTCCACTGACTCCTACAGTGCAATACTTGAAGACTGTCTCCGCTCCAGGGTTCTCATATAAATGGGAGAATTCTGTCGAAGGCATCATTAGAGGATTCCAAATAGTCTCTATGAG GAAAATATCTTCGTGTTTGGATTTAATGACATCAAAAGTCATGTCCGGGATGTCGCAAGCGGATGCGTGGAATACAATCTCTATACAATTAGTTTCAGCTGGAGAG TCACATTGCCGCGCGATAGTGATCTCCACGTTCCACGAGGACATGTCGAAAGCAATGAAGAGTATGTCGGCGCCACTGGCGGAGGTGATGGGGCAGCTGGTGGAACTGTACGCGGTCTACTGGGCGCTGGAGAGGCTCGGCGATCTTTTAGAG TATACGTCAATTTCGGGTGCTGATGTGGTGAAACTGAGGTCTCGGTACGAAGAGCTGCTGAGGAAAATTCGACCTAATGCCGTTGGACTTGTGGACGCTTTTGATATAATTGATGAG TTACTTCAATCTTCTCTGGGTGCGTACGACGGTCGCGTGTACGAGCGACTGATGGAGGAAGCGCTGAAGAGTCCTCTGAACGCGGAGCCAGTCAACCAGAGCTTCCACAAGTACCTCAAGCCGTTCATGCAGGGGAAACTGTGA